The segment GCAGATCCCCATGGTTGGTTTTACAGATAGTTTAAATATCTCAGTTTCGGCAGCAATTATACTTCAGCAAATAACACAGCGGTTACGCAGAAGTGAAGTGAAATGGGAATTATCTGAAAATCAGAAAAATGAAATTAAATTTGAATGGTTGGGTAAAAGTTTTAAAAATTTACCTCAATTAATCAAAAGATTTCATGATAATGTGTAATTTTCTACTTTTAATGTCGCTAAAGAATTTTTAATGACCCTCATTTTTTACATTTTCATTGCGATCATTACTTTTTTTGCGTTTCTCCACGCCTGGGCCAGAAAAGAGTTTGATATAAGCAGGACAACTGTAATCAACCGCCCCAAAGAAGAAGTTTATAATCTCGTAAGGCAACTCAAGAAAGAGAAACAATGGATGCCGTGGTTTTTTAATAATTTTAATGGAATTCTTAAGTACCGGGGCGATGACGGGAAGCTTGATGCCCTTCTATATTGGAAAGGACATAAAACTTTTTATGAGGGTACGCAAAAGATCGTAAAGCTCAACCAGGGAAAAATTATTGAAACAAGGTTTTTAATTGTAAAACCCTTTCGATTGGTGCTCCTGGAATACAAGGGTCTAAAGGAGATGGAAGACAACAAAACCAAAATTGTATGGGGTGTAAGGGGAGGACTCGCCTTTCCGCTTTCAGTAATTTCTTTGGTTCATCCTGTAGATAAAGCCTATGGAGAAAAGCTGGAAGAAGGACTAAAAAACCTGAAAACAATTCTTGAGGCTAAAAATTAAAAAGCCCCTTTTCAGGAGCTCTTTTTCTATCTTTTAAGGACTTTATATTCCTCATAACATCCACTAATCGCATCGAGAATTTGGAGGTCATTAGCATCCCGCATAAAATCTTTGGAATAATTACAACGCGCTAAGATCTCCTCAATTTCAACATCAGTAATTTGAAGTACGGCTGCCAAAGTTTGGCGGTCAAATTTTGACTTTAGAAGATCTCTAATTTCATCATCCTGCTTCATTTGTCTCAACTTTTTCATTTGCCGGGGTTTATTCCCAAACAAATTATAAAGTGCATCAGCAGGATTAAAAATTGCCCCTAGAACCTTTGTGGCGGCAGAAGGGGATTGGTCTCCTCCCTCGTATCCCGCATTTAATC is part of the Antarcticibacterium sp. 1MA-6-2 genome and harbors:
- a CDS encoding SRPBCC family protein, whose protein sequence is MTLIFYIFIAIITFFAFLHAWARKEFDISRTTVINRPKEEVYNLVRQLKKEKQWMPWFFNNFNGILKYRGDDGKLDALLYWKGHKTFYEGTQKIVKLNQGKIIETRFLIVKPFRLVLLEYKGLKEMEDNKTKIVWGVRGGLAFPLSVISLVHPVDKAYGEKLEEGLKNLKTILEAKN